A stretch of DNA from Selenomonadales bacterium:
TGAGTATGTTGACCCGCGCATACCACCCATCGCACATTTGGAGGGCCTCGACCTAGTCACCGAAGGTGTCCTTACTCTCAACCGATGTTATGAACTGCTGCGCGCTTTGCAGGACGGCGAAGAGCTGCCGCGCAGCACGGATGCTGCCACCCTGTTAGCCAGGCACCTATCTAGTGCTGAGGAAGTACTATTCCTAGTCGGCAAGAGTTTTAACCTAGCGCATGCCAATATAGAGGAGATCATGCAGTTGGCTCCTCGTCAGTATGCAGTCTCGCGCCTAGCTTCCTTGTTGCGCCGACGTTCCATTGAGACAGAAGTTAGATACTTTTAGGAGGGCAACTACATGAAGAAGATTACGCTGCAGTTTTGTGGCGGGACGGCCTGTCATATGAAGGGCGCACCGGAGCTCATGTTGGTACTTGACCATTTGCCAGAAGAGATTTTCAAGCAAGTACACGTGTCGCTTACACATTGCCTAGGAAATTGCGGGGCAGGACCTAATGTGTGCATCGATGGCGTGCTCTATAGCCGTGTTACTCCGGAGCGCCTCATCTCTACAATTAAGACAATTTGGCAGGATAGGTGAACTGAGTGTCAAAGCGAAACTCTGAGACGACCGGCATCAAACGCCAGCTGTATACCGCTTTAGCCGATATGACATGGCGCGGACGACTTATCGACGAGATTAACGACTATCCCGACACACTCACCACCGAGCTGCTAACACGTTATCGCTGTTGTGAGTATAAAGAAAAGGCCGTGCTTACGAACCGTTTGCGCGTTGCGATGGGGTTAGCTCCCGAGGATGTTCCGCGCCATGCTACCCTTGCAGATATGGCTAAACTTGCGCTTGGCAAAACACCCAAGCCAAAGCTGTGCGGGCTTGAGATGATGGCGGTTGCGTGCGACCGCTGCCCCTTTGAAAAGTATATTGTCACTGATGTGTGTCGCAACTGCATTGCACATCACTGCCGCGTAGTGTGTCCTAAAGACGCTATCACCATAGTTAACCACCGCGCTTACATCGACCGCAACCGTTGCGTGGAATGCGGATTGTGCGAACGCAGCTGCCCGTTTCGAGCGATTATTCAGGTGACGCGCCCCTGTGAACAAGCGTGTGTGCCTAAAGCTATCACGCGAGATAGCAACAATGTAGCCCATATTGACTGCGAAAAGTGCGTGGGCTGCGCTGCCTGTATCCCGGCTTGCCCATTTGGCTCTGTGGCCGATTACACAAATATAGTGCAGATAGTAAATGCCCTCAAGGAACGCCAGGCGCCAGTCGTAGCCTTAGTCGCACCATCTTTCGTGGGGCAATTTGGAGCAAAGGCCTCGCCGGCAGCGCTGCGCATGGCCCTACTGGAGTTAGGGTTTGCCGCCGTCTACGAAGTGGCGGAGGCCGCGCGTTGCGTCGCTGTCGAAGAAGCAGCGGAAATTAAACATCGCATGGCGGAAGGGAAACAATTGACACTTTCATCCTGTTGTCCTAGCTTTGTAGCCACCGTAAGAACGCAGTTTCCCGAACTGGAAGGTTGTATCTCGGCGACCCCATCCCCCATGGCGTATCAGGCGGCGCGAATCAAAGCAGAGGAGCCTAGAGCGCTTACGGTCTTTATCGGACCGTGCATTTCTAAGAAATCTGAAGCGGCGCTGTCACCTAGCGTGGATGCGGTATTGACATTCGAAGAGCTCGGCTGCATCTTTGTAGCGCGCGGCATTAACATTGCCACTCTGGGTGGGCAAGGTGACTTGGGTGAGGGGGAAGCCCTCGGACGAGGTTTTGCCAAGGCAGGGGGGTTGACGAGGGCTGTAGTGTCGTCACTCGGTGCGGACGCCATCGAAACTCAGTTAGCTGACGGGCTAGATCAAGTCATGCAAGTCCTCGCTACCGCACAAAAGGGCGAGCTTAAAGCCAATTTTGTCGAAGGGATGGCTTGCTTAGGAGGCTGCATAGGTGGCCACGGCGCACTAATTAATCGACAAGTGGCGGAAAAGCTGTTGGAGCGCTACTGCAAGTAACCCGCCGGTCACGCACTATCGCGCTGCCCGGCTCGCGCTTGGCCCTCTTTTTAAGTTGCGCGGCCGTCTTGCCTAACTCCAAATAATCTTGCTGTGTGCGGCAATCAACTATCGCCATCGATACGGTAGTTAAGGTCATAGGTCCTTCGATCCCTTCGCGTGTGCGGCCTAGGAACGCCCCACGCTCCCGATCCATAGGTGTAAAACACTGTCGTACCGCACGCGAAAAGAGCTCCGCAATGCGCTGTGCCAGGCAATCAACTTCGGCGCCCGCAGTGACGATTACAAAGTCATCGCCGCCGATGTGACCGATAAAGTCGCCTTCGGTACCATAGCGCTTGGTTGCGTATATCAGCAGGCGCCCGAGGAGCACAATCATTTTGTCGCCTTGCTCAAAGCCGTAGCTGTCGTTGTATGCTTTAAAGTCGTCTAAATCGGCGTAGATGATACTACAGGTTTGGCCGAGCCGCGCGCGGCGATGGATTTCTTCTTCAATGGCTACGTTGCCAGGCAGTCCGGTAAGGGGATTTGCGCCTTTCGCCAGGTCGATTTGCAAGCGTGCCATGCCGTTTAGCAGACGTTGCATGGGCACTACTCCGGCGTAGTGGCCGGCTTTGGTCAAGACGATTATGTCGTCATAAAGCTTGTCCGCGGAACGTGTCAGTGCAGCCTCTAGCGCTTGGTCAAGCGGTATGTCGCAATCTAGAAGCAGCGGAGCGCCGTCCATGATCTCGCACACAGGATGGCGTGAAAACAGCGGCACACCGAACTTTGCGCTGAGAATCCGATCGAGGTAGTGGCGCATAACCAGACCAACCGGCACGCCGTTACGTAAGATAGTCATGCTGGCAAGAGGGTCTTTGGTCTCGGTCAGGACTCTTTTGGCGTACTCCACGACCATAGTCTCGTCTGCGGTGATACCTGTTGCGGCCAAGTCGCCAAGTGTCGTAAAGCGCGAGCCCAGCAAGTGCCCATACTGATGGCGGTTGATAGCAAAAATTGACTCGCGGCTTGCAAAGGGCTTAGGATTTTGTGGCTTGGCGATAAAATACCCTTGTCCATAATCTACGCCTAGGCTAATCAGGGTTGTGAGCTCCGCTTCCGTCTCGATTCCTTCGGCGACTACCTTGGCGTTAATGTTTTTGGCGACAGTGCACAGCGCCCGAATGACGGCTTGTCTAGCGAGGTCGTGGTCAAGCCCTCGTACTAGTGACATGTCTATTTTTATATAGTCAGGCTTGATTTCGGCAAGAGTGAGTAGGCCCGAGTGACCCGCACCTACATCGTCTACAGCAATTTGATACCCTTGCTCGCGATAGTGACGTAAGGTGGCCTGGAATGCCTGGTAATTCGCCACGTAATGGCGCTCTGTAAGTTCAAAAACGACCTGCGTAGGCTCAAGCCCCTGCCGGCGGAGCAATGCCAAAGTTTCCCCGCCGACGAAACCGCTGTCGCAGACCGTCCTAGCGTGCACGTTGATAAATAACTTTTGGTGAGCCGATATGCTGCCTAGATGACTGACAGCCTTGGCACGACAGATTCTCTCCAAAGCAGAGAGCGACCCCGACTCCTCGGCTTGTGTGAACAACGCGTCAGGTGTTGCTAGACGAGAGCCATGCGGGCCGCGCGTGAGTGCTTCATAGCCAAGCGGCTCTGCCGAAGCTAAGGAGACAATCGGCTGGTAGACGATGCTTACGCTTTCACAGCGCAGAATCTCTCGCAGCTCTTCGTCGAGGGGCTGTTCGACAGCTTCTACTACCTCTAGCTCCGCGGATTTTTCCGC
This window harbors:
- a CDS encoding NAD(P)H-dependent oxidoreductase subunit E; the protein is MKKITLQFCGGTACHMKGAPELMLVLDHLPEEIFKQVHVSLTHCLGNCGAGPNVCIDGVLYSRVTPERLISTIKTIWQDR
- a CDS encoding monomeric [FeFe] hydrogenase; this encodes MSKRNSETTGIKRQLYTALADMTWRGRLIDEINDYPDTLTTELLTRYRCCEYKEKAVLTNRLRVAMGLAPEDVPRHATLADMAKLALGKTPKPKLCGLEMMAVACDRCPFEKYIVTDVCRNCIAHHCRVVCPKDAITIVNHRAYIDRNRCVECGLCERSCPFRAIIQVTRPCEQACVPKAITRDSNNVAHIDCEKCVGCAACIPACPFGSVADYTNIVQIVNALKERQAPVVALVAPSFVGQFGAKASPAALRMALLELGFAAVYEVAEAARCVAVEEAAEIKHRMAEGKQLTLSSCCPSFVATVRTQFPELEGCISATPSPMAYQAARIKAEEPRALTVFIGPCISKKSEAALSPSVDAVLTFEELGCIFVARGINIATLGGQGDLGEGEALGRGFAKAGGLTRAVVSSLGADAIETQLADGLDQVMQVLATAQKGELKANFVEGMACLGGCIGGHGALINRQVAEKLLERYCK
- a CDS encoding EAL and GGDEF domain-containing protein, giving the protein MDFELWYILGLNSVVLDPHAVSPATFPKVEAEKSAELEVVEAVEQPLDEELREILRCESVSIVYQPIVSLASAEPLGYEALTRGPHGSRLATPDALFTQAEESGSLSALERICRAKAVSHLGSISAHQKLFINVHARTVCDSGFVGGETLALLRRQGLEPTQVVFELTERHYVANYQAFQATLRHYREQGYQIAVDDVGAGHSGLLTLAEIKPDYIKIDMSLVRGLDHDLARQAVIRALCTVAKNINAKVVAEGIETEAELTTLISLGVDYGQGYFIAKPQNPKPFASRESIFAINRHQYGHLLGSRFTTLGDLAATGITADETMVVEYAKRVLTETKDPLASMTILRNGVPVGLVMRHYLDRILSAKFGVPLFSRHPVCEIMDGAPLLLDCDIPLDQALEAALTRSADKLYDDIIVLTKAGHYAGVVPMQRLLNGMARLQIDLAKGANPLTGLPGNVAIEEEIHRRARLGQTCSIIYADLDDFKAYNDSYGFEQGDKMIVLLGRLLIYATKRYGTEGDFIGHIGGDDFVIVTAGAEVDCLAQRIAELFSRAVRQCFTPMDRERGAFLGRTREGIEGPMTLTTVSMAIVDCRTQQDYLELGKTAAQLKKRAKREPGSAIVRDRRVTCSSAPTAFPPLVD